AACTACTTCACAACTGAGCAGCACAGCATCTAGTTTCTCTGGACACAGAAAAGCCATGAAAACAGCAAAGTCGTGTATGGGTTTAGCCAGCTTTCTTCTGAATCACACGTGCTATGATGTCTGAGACTCCGCtggccttcttttttcttgttttcttctcaaaCGACAGTTCCATCTTTGATTGTTGCGTTTTTCAGTATGACTGTTATCCCTGACCTGATGTAGAATCCTTCTTCTGGTCTATCTGCTTCTTGAACACCCTGTAAATGGAAGGATCACATCCAGTCATAAATCCAGATGGAATTGAAGTATCAGGATTGCAAAAGGCAATACTTACATCGGTGTTGTGAATAACCACATTTTTCCCTATCCGGGCATTCTTGTCAATTATGCAGTTCCttgagaaaggaaaagcaagGGAATTTGTCAGTGGAAGGATTGTGAACTATTCTATTAACAAGTCGTCGATTCAGAATTTCCTGTAGACATGCCTATTCAAAGAATGAATAATTACCTGATTTTAGTATTTTGTCCGACCCCAATAGGAACCTTCCCTTGTGCCAGAAGAGATGCGATTTCAGCTTCAGTCTGATAGTAATCTGCACCCATCATCATGGTATCCTGCAAATTCAAACATGTCCCAAAAACCAGCACCCATTAAAGTATGTTGCCATTGCTACATAAATTGGCACGCGAACTAACCCCAGTATTATGAACTTTTAGCAAATTTGGAATGTCTATACTGATGACTTGCTTAGTACATTACCTTGACAAGGCAAATTAGTGTCTATAAAAAACGACATGTAAAATGACCATCAAGTAATCAAAAGACTTGTCTTAGAAGCATCCTGACTTGGTCTAAGTCCACTATACCTTCAACTTGAGGAAATACAACCAATAGATGAAGATACAGCAATTCAAAAATATCACTGTACACCAGAGTTTTATGAACAAATTGAATGGCATCATTTGCCCCTGTTAAATATGGTCCACCACCTCAAAATGTTCTGATGGGATCTATTAACCCAAAAAGTTGAAAGCTGAAAATATCAACATTTCAACCAAATCCTCCAAGAgtctgaaaattaattttctcaaGGAATTGCCATTGTGATCTTCAAAAGGTCCAAGAATGTATATGAAAGCAGCACACCTTAAACTCAACACCATAGTCTAGACGCGAGCGCACGCCAACAATGGAGTGGTCAATGCTACATTCTTGCAAGAAGCAACCGTGAGAGATTATTGCATCTACAATCTGCAGAAACAGTTCAAATAAGAGAGAGTTTAGACCATAACAACAACAGAGACTTATCGTGTTGACAAGCTTACCCTGCATTTATCAACTTTACTTGGGGGTAAGAATCGTGGAGACGTGTAGAAAGGTGTTTGCGGATCATAAAATTCGAACTTTGGAGGCTGCATTACAGGAAATTAACCCACTATTAGAAAAGCCACTGTCTCCTCAAAGGACAAACAGTATCACTTTATGACAGCTGAAGTTTGAACTCAAAGCTTCTATGATTTTTCTGAGAACGTGATTGAGATAGAGCCCCAGATTGACATAGAAATTGTAGCCAAAAAGATCTAAAGAGTAACTATTTTTCCAGCCCTAAGGTTAAGCCAGCATATGAAGTGATTAACGACTATAGAAggttatgactgaattagcagaTGACATTGACATCTCCAACTTTGAGTTATCGAGCAGAAGATGCAATACCACACACCCACCTGTTCTGTTAGGGCCAAATTAGCATCAAAGAATGACTTGATTGTTCCAATGTCCTCCCAGTAGTCATTAAACAGATATGCCTGACAAATAAATGCATCCAGATAAGTCAGCATTTCTGTTAAGGTAGCTTGCAAGTACAAGTTACATATAAACACACGTCTCTAatgaaggggagagagagaaagagagagggacagagagagagagagagagcccgcAGCTTAGTCTATGTTAAGGAAAAGGTCCTGACCTGGACATTATGCTCTGCAACAGCTGACGGAATTATTTCAGAGCCAAAATCATTGCATGAGGGGTAGCTCCATCTCAGAAGCTTTAGTAACACGTCGGTTTTAAATACATAGACGCCCATTGAGGCAATGTATGGCAAGTTCACCGCATCTTGCTTTGATAGCCCAAGAAGAGTAGTGTCGACTTGCTGTGGGCAGAGGTTTGTGCAGGAGATGAGAATCCAAATAAGATTAGTAACTAGTTGATGCATTGAATGATGTGCAGAGATGATGTCTGCTAAGGAATCAGCCAAAGCAGTCATGTAAAATGATAGGAAGTGTTTATTGCATTAATGATACCATTGCTTTCAGCTCATTGCCCTTCGGTTTTTCGGCAAATTGGATGATCTGTCCAGTTCTGTCAATCTTCATCAGTCCATAATCCGATGCACGACTGCAGCAACAAAAACCAGAAAGGGTTAGTTGCAAAACTCATCAGTAGCTCTAAATTTAGTGCAACTGAAAACGGACGTGAGAAAcaatataatcacaaaaatctgGTTCTTCCCAACCATAAGTGGAATGTCAAGGAGAACTGAGCTTTATATGctcttaaatcttttaaggCAATATATTTAATCACAATAAGAACCTGTCATCCATTGGGACACATGAAACTGTGATATCGGCATTTGAATCAATATGCTTCTGCAATCAAGCCACAACTGGTCAGTTTAAACTCACAAACATATTAGATGAAGGAGTTTACAATGAAATCTTCAAAGTACCTGCACGAAATCCATGTAATTCATCCGGTACAGGTGGTCACCAGACAAAATCAAGATATTCTCCACATTCTTGTTCTTGGCATCCTGCGGAAATAATTTGAAACCAACATTCAACTTCAAGAGGAACTCCAAAAAACTTTGCACAAGTAATTGCCAAAACCCTAAGCACTCACCTCAAAGACCCATATGAATTGCCTAACAGCATCAGCAGTCCCCTGGAACCACCTCTTTCCAGCTTCACCCGGAGTTTGAGTTGCTGCGAGGACCTATATGTGTTACCGAAtttttttcatgttaaattCAGTCGTTTCTTGAGTTAAGTCATCAGGAATCCAAAGTAATAAATCGGAAAAAAATTATACCTCCACAAATCCATCACCAAAACTAACACCATTATCAAAGTTGTATGTCCGGGAAAGGTGGCGATTGAGGGAAAAGGAATTAAACTGCGTTAAGATGAATATTTTTCTGATACCACTGTTAATGCAATTGCTCATTGGGATATCAATCAACCGGTAGCATCCTCCTAGAGGAACCTGCAGATTTAAAAAAACCACATAATTGATTATATAGTTGAGAGAGTGCTACGTGGGTAAACAATGGGCATATACAAATAATCACTTACTGCCGGCTTGGCCCTTCTGCTAGTAAGTGGAAACAGTCGTGTTCCAGCACCTCCTCCCAGTATAATTGAAGCAAAACTCTTCGGATCTGCTCTTGGAGTTTCCAACACTGGAGCTTGAAGAGTCTGAAATCACAGTTCAAGGAAAGTAACAAGTAACCCACATTAGGGAACAACATATTGGGATCAAAAGTAAATCTCAGATAAGAGGACAGAGAGGAGAGCATCTTCAACTGAGAACTTCCCCATTTTTAAACTCCCCTCTCGTTGAAACATCAAGACTGAAATGCAAAACTAAACAGAGCCATAAAAAAAGTAGGCTGACAAATGCAACATCCATCATACCATGGTCTCTTTGTCAACTTCTGGAGTAAGAACAGAGTAAGCAATTCCAGGTTTAACAAGTCCAATCCTTGTTTCACTTCTCAAGCTCTTACATAACCGAGCTCCAAATTGCTTATTAGCACCAACCCTCAAGTTTTCACCCCAGAACTCACTAAAATTGATAATGCCTCCTCCTGGCACGGGTCGCGCACCGACCTTCATGCTCACGAAGCAAGAATCCATCCCTACAAAACGGACCCAGCGAAGAAGAAGCCAGACCCAGATAAATTTCGAGTTCAACCTTCAAATGGGCATCCCAATATCGAACGAACCCAAGAACCCACAAGAAAAAGATCCCAACTTGTCATCAAACCGAACGAtctgagagaaagaaaagaaagaagaaacgcAAGAACACTTCCCAAAAGACTGCAGAAAGAAGAGCttacgaaaaaaaaatagaactttGGCTACAAAAGTACGTGTGTCGAAAGGTGATGTGAACAAAGAAAGACGGATCACCGACGGAGGTGGTGCAAAGTCCACAGTCCACACCGAGACTTCAGGTCAGGAGCGAGAGGGAGGAAGCGAGTGAATAATGTGATCAAGAAAAGGACGTTTTCAGGCGTGCTCGCACGAGAGGCATGTGAAGCTGGCGTGAAGGAAAGCCAAAGGGCTCTTCAGCAGCGGTGGCTTCGGCAGCGTCCGTGGCTCTGCTCGCTGCGAGCCGTCAGGGAACTTCGAATCCCGAGCCGCGATCACCGATTTTTCCCGTTTCAAGATTATTAAATTAGTGCGTTAAGAGTAGAAAAATCATATCTTTTCTCGATAGCTTTAGAAAGTTTAGGGGCGATTAAGCCATCACATGCCATCGGTCGGGAAAAAAAAGACCGTGGAAGATGGAGATGCAGGGACGCGACCGGCTGTTCAGATTTCACAATCAAGAAACTTTCCATAgatgaaaaggcaaaaaaaaaaaaaaaaaaaaggcactaCTACCATTCCACATAAATGTAGTGGCAGAAAAGTAAATATAGTTGAAAAGAAGTGGACTTTTTAGTCTGTGGACATCATCAATTATACTTTCACATATGAAACTGTACACTCATGTGGTAATTCAACctttttagatcattttttgcacttattttataaaattgtgCATGGTATCGAAATGGGAAGTTGTGAGAAAAGGCATGAGTGCCATTTTTTTGTACCCATCCCATGGAGCAAAAATGTTTGTCATCCTCCTAatcctttttcaaattttttaattttcaatgttGTGTCCATCCTCGTGTTTTTGATAACGTCCTTAGTTATTCAatccttttattattttgttgaaatcaatcaataaaattaaacTCTTATCATCTAGACTAAAGTAGTTTGAGAAGTACATGGCGcttatctatcaattcaaaaaATGATAACCACTCGTGATTCTTGGCCATACactaagaaaattaataaatatgtcTCTCTTTTGATATGCTTTTAAGTTCCGAACCACTCGGTACGAAGCTGGACCCAAACTCCATTACTCACCCAACCGAAACCTAAAAGTTTCAAGCATCAcctcttttattatttcttaagaTGACATGGACATCAGAACATTAAATCTCGCGAATTACATAAAGAAATCGTTCATCAAAATGTGCAAAAGGCTCTTCTAAAAACATCTTATAAATCAAATGAACCGATTTTATTCgtagagttctttttttttttatcttttttttcagGAAGTGATAATTCGTGTCGACACTTATCTACCGAGTTGGGAAATGAGAAAAATCAATGCAAAATGATGAGAAAATGGGGACACTAGGCTTCTGCTGGGACCGGACCTTGACTTTTCCTAGTTCATTTGCGAGGCTGATATTATTTGCacgaattataaattttataacaaAAGATCCCCGCGATAGCGACATCCGACGCGTGGCCAaaacgtcttttttttttttggccccaaAATGCACAAAGCATTCATCACCGCTGACGTACTACTttagcaaaaattatttatatacgCCTAACCAAAAGTTCAcgttaaaaaaatcctaaattaccTAGTAGACTCATTTTAACATCTTGCGTAGAATCTGGGTGGCATGGTTAAAAGTCGGTTTGGAACGTTTTGGATGGGCATGAGAATTTAAAGTTTAATTGACATATTTTTCGAAAAGAGagtgacattttttattttttttaaagtagggACATGAGAATTATTAATGTAAATATCGGAAGTGGTCTTCAAAAGTAAGAATTGAGTGTATCTATCTTATATTTCAACAATAGAGGTGTTTAAGTGGTCATTTAGTGAAGGATGTCGCATATTCATTTTTTGGTATATTTCCAACAATCCATCGAGTCTGTCCCCTTTTCCAAAACAAGAGAAGAACTATAGTACagatgattttattttccaacGTAGAAGAACTTTTCGTATGGATTATCCTTCGTAAAGTAGATGGAAATTATCATTCCGCATGGAAGCAGTGCCAGTGCACGGAATCTGGCGCATTCATATCATCGCTTATTCGTTCCATTCACAAAATTGGTAGCATCGTTACTGTTTTCGATGGCCTGGATTATtggatatataaaaaaattaatgaaataaatttgCAGCATTTCCCATtagtaaattttcaaaaacgattcttttttttcttttttttcttttttttggagttcTAATCGCAGGTATAAGGCGTGAGAATATAAGCTTACTATATGTAAATCACTCTTAAGCTTATATTTGTCTGCCCACCGGCTAATGACCTTTTTTTGGCAAGTTGATGATTACATGGAAAATAATGTAAGAATCTTGACTCAATGtgcaatataatttttaaatttttaatttgttcaaagtGTTATTGAACTTCAACTCGATATGTGATgtaattcttgaaattttaatttattcaatatagtcattgAATTTTTTGTACATGGTCAATACAGTCCATTACTGATAATTTATGGACTAcattgaatagattaaaaattcaaaaattatatcgaatttattaaaagtttagagatcaaattatacattaagtcaaagtttagagattatttatgttattatccTCTTAATTTAAGCACATGAAGATACCTGCGATATTTTAATATGGTGAGGACTGTCGGCCTTGGCCATCGCCAAGTTTGTGATAAGAAGGTCGACAGCCCTCAATTGGCAAAGGTGGGGACAGCTGCTGGGGCGGTGCCCCTTCAAagctttggaattttttgtttttgggtatgtgttttttttttttggtcttttgtgACATGGTACTCATCTGATGTTCTGTTAGTACCATGTGgctccaaaaaataaataaaaggggcACTTCATATATCTCAATCAGGTCAACTGGATAGAGCTAATGGCGATACTCGATGGACGAATTGGATTaggttttaggatttttggtaaggTATTCATTGAAAGGGGAGAATAAAATGTGATACCCAAGTGAAAATTTATAATGtgttttttcttaatattttgcgaaactaaaaagaaaacttttttttagaatttttcttttgtggttgatagataaaataattttcttgcaaaaaaaaattaatttaaaaaaaaaaaaaaacagagcttTACATTTGCCCCTGAAGGACCCCCAATCCCTTTTCTCATTTGACATTGATAGCAAGGGCCTCAACATAACATCACCTCAATCCAGACAAAAAGCTAATGGCTTTTCTTCAACCACATGCCACCTGGTTTGAGCTCTATTTAGGACCTTATGCACCCGATGATTGAAAAGCGATGAGGTGTTTGAAAAGTGCGATCGACGtaacatcaaatcaaatctactCATCGCCTGATGGCTCATCGGCTCGTCCGAGCCAAACGCACTTGAGGAGCATTTTTGGACTGACCGGGGTTAGGCTGATTAGTTAGAAAGCTTGTTCTAGCTAGACAAATTTATACACGAATATTATAGTGAAGGGCAATTCCAGGACAATGAGTTAAGCCTGACCGATGGGCTCGCAATAGAAAAAGCCTACTGCCACCATCGCCGACTTTCAAGCCCAACTTGGCTGAGGGGAAGGGAACTCTTGAAACCCATCGAGTCGCACCCGATCGGCCCGGCCAAAAGTCCATTTTTTGCAAGTGGAGCTCGTGAAATTCCGTATACTCGACATGCATAGGTAGATATTAAATCTTCTTATTTCTCGTTACGTACGATGGACTAAAGTTTGGACTAGAGGTGATAAATTGCGGGCTTGGGCCAGTTGGGCCTATCCCGTTGCCCAACGCGATCCATCGATTTAGTGCTTGGGGGATAACTGGGCCTGATTTGAGCTCAATCCAGATGACGTGGGGTTTCATATCTAATTGCCCTTTTGCAAGCTTTTTGCCCAAATTGGTCATCGAGTTCAATTGGCAAGGGAAGGGCCTGTTGCTGCCAAGCCCCATCGTCGGGTCCTGATATATGTTCTCCAAATCGTATTTGCGGCTACTGATTCAATCAAAAATGGGATAATTTGGACTCATCTGACAAACATGAAATTTCGTTACGTTAGGGTAAACCTATTCATTAGTCGCACTTGATCAATCTATAACGATAAAATTTGTTGAGTTTTGTCGCCTTTGAAGAAGACGATCTTATTTTGTCGCTTTTGAAATCGTCGCTGGCACCAACTTAGTagcatttgatgaaaaaaattgtcTCTTTTGATACCAATTTCTCCTTAAGTACCAAAGGTTAagaataagggaaaaaaaatgattgcctTAGGTGAAGGCAATTGAGCAAATGTAACAAATAATTCAGAACGAAAAAGTTCTTTTCCGAAGATCAAATAAGCAAGTTGGGTCGAAGATGACTTGATTAAAAGTAACCCATATTTACACAATACAATAGCAAGCCATATCGAAGCCGGCCAAAACCCAACCTATTTCTATTTCGGAAATGGcctccttcatttctttttagaCTTTCCAATTCCAAACTGCACTCTTTTTACTGAAAAGGGTTAGCAAATTGGTCTATTTCACATCCACTTCAGCTAAAAACCAGGCAAACTTTAGTTACTTAACCCATCTAGGTTCGTgaataaagaaattcaagacGCCCACTTGTTATCTGTCTCATTGAAAACgggttttaaaaaagaaatagatttataGCGCATATTGCTATCTCTAGCTAGAGCGATAAAATTTGGACTTAACGCGACAAAGTTAAATGCATCGATGCATCTCTACTAATCTAAAATCTTACATTTTATGTATGTAGTAAAGTTATATATCACCACCACAGTCGACCGATCAATCAATGCCCATAAAAAACATTCCCACTCACATCTTAGGCACACGCTACATTAAATAATGCTCGGCAATGGCAAGCAAAATGATTTCGGGGGGAACACGATCGGGACGGCAAATCTTATAGTAATGTCGCCTCGGATTAAACGAAGATATTGCCAATCGCTCATGCGGctaatgcctttttttttcgtttattttttatttttatatttcgtGGGCCAAACAAACGTAAATCTCAAAGGCACAATTATTATTACCTTTTGATTCTGTAGGGCCCCGTTTGGTCGTGTGCTTTTTCATTGCCGCCCCCTCCGATATATCGGAAATCGGCATTAGCTCATTCAATCACTTCCCTAATCATGAAAACCCAAAAGGGGGGGCGCCTGTGAAATGAAAACGTACTTCGTTGCATAATTATGCTTTACTTGatttaataaaagaagaagaagaacgtttcttagtttttttaatatcataaatATAAGACATGAAGATGTAAATAACGGAAATTACCTTATTCATGATTTTACTTAGAGCatgaatgataatcattctattctaaaaatcaAGTTTTGCTCATAAGCAGATTATATTATTTCTATGTCTCAAGTGAGTTTATGAGCAAAATACACGTTtaataactacacaaaatttctatttgtcGGAATAAAAATTCGCttaataatgacacaaaatatTTCCCTCTTGAGTGGTGGTTGGCGAGTGCCAACGGCAGGTGGTGATGAGTAGGTGGCGGCTAGTAGCGAGGGCAAATGATGATAAATGGCGCGTTTGGTtacatttctatttaaaaattattcaggaaataaaaatagaaaaaaatgtttatgttccgaaaaacaatttttgaataaaaaacttgtttagtaaacttgttccaggaataaaaaatgaacagaaacacgtttggtaaatttgtgtttttttttgtttcttttaaattttaaattttttattttattttttttcttttttctttttttttttcttcttttggccggtggCCTTCcggccccggtgaggccgagctcgcccagccttGCCCCGcgtcggcaaggctcgacctcgccttggctaggcgagctcgggctcgcccaaatctgacgagcttgagcttgcctagccaaggtgaggccgagcctcgccaggggccaGCGATGCTCAGCGAGGTCGGCCCTCGACGGCGGTCGCGGGCTatggccgaggtcggcgaccggccaaaaaaaaaagaaaaagaaaagaagaaaaaaagagatgagagagaaaatttgttcttaaaaattgttaaaacaAGAAACTCGTTTTCTTATttattgtttctgttccaaatgtgttccttagaacaaaaaaatagatttgaaacaaaaacgcaaataaacgtgtttttttttattccttggaacaaaaaaatagaaattttattcataaacaGAAACAAAGAACATTAATAAACAGGCCTAAAGTTTTTATTCcacttttgttctagaaatagaaagtagaaagtttttacctctttttttttttttttttttttaaaaaagaacctatttctagagtaaaaatttgttccaagaTTAGAAGAATCATATTGAGTTAccatttctattctaaacttgATATTGGGAacggaaaaatagaaaaatagtgaAATATAGTAATTATCATGCACACCCTTATAATgattcattatttttaattttcaagaaaattttgaattaagcATGAACAGGTTCAGCTGTTGTGGTTGGGTCTGATTTAGTTCAGTCTAAGCCTACAGATTCCAAGCCTTATATATTCTAGCCGGGCCAAAAAATGCTTTGAGACCCGGCTTGCAACAACTTGTGCTTGCCTTTagtcttttgtttctttgagtatttaattattaataaagaaaaaattgttctaaacaTAGTCTTGACCGATTCAAAACTGATTCCATACTAGAACTAACCTAGTCGATCTGGTTCTTGAGCAGGTCACGAGTTCAACCATCAATTCGAGCGCCCAATCAAACTTAATCaattctctctctgttttttctttttctttttcttttaattgagaACCCACTCCTTTCTCCCTTAAATTGGTCTTGAACCAATCTACCGCATTTTACAGAAGCCAGTTTTCCGAATTGAATCCGGATTGCTCATCCCTAGTCATACTCTTGCACCATGCTAAACGTGGTTTGAGACTTCAGTTCACCTAAATTATTACCCCAAATATGTCATGACAAGATCCCAATTAAAATAAGCCAAGGTTGATGAAGCAATGACTGCAACTGCTCATCTACCGATTCactattttcaacttttgcctCTTCTCTTTTCCGATCTCCACCATTCATTGTTGCCCATGTCAAAAACAAAGGCACCCATTTTCCCCTTACCCAACATAAAAAACAAGATTATGGAACAACGCTTTACCTTACTTTATGCAGAATCAATGGATGACAGACAGTCCACGTCCCGTGTCGGACGCGACCTTTTTCTCTAgcccttttgtttctttttctcttctttttaactctctctctctctctctctctctgtgccatATAATCCTCCTGACTGGAGAAGAAACTAAAAAGTGGGAATGTGGGATTCAATGGGATCATCTCCCTCTTGAAGTTTCGGTCATAAAGTTGCTCGCTTTAGCACAGTTGGTTTCAGGGGGGTCACGTGTTCCGGAGTTTCTGTGGTACAGAAACCAGCCCGACATATATTGCCTCTTTGGCATCTTTTCTTGTGAGAGAGATTGCTTTTTTTTTGAGTGAATGTATGAGGATTTTGAGCCATTAATGAGGGTTTCTTCAAATCAAAGCCCAAGTGCTGCCGATGAATCGTGATTTGTCTCCTTTTCCAACTCCCAACTTCTCGTGTCCTTTTTGGGGGAATTGGTCATGAGCCCCCTATTAAAACAAGGCCAATTTGCGGAGTTCACGTTGACATTATTGGGAGCGTCCACACCTTTTCCTGCTTCATTCCTTCGCCTTTTGGCTCTTTCTCTTAAATGAGCAGATGGCCGATCGGGAACCATTCCGATACATTGCTTCTGGCCCTCAATTTGTCCATCATGGACTTAGAATTGGGTTGCAGGAACAGTGACAATTGCCATCGCTCGAATTCTTGCGCTTGCCAACGTCACACTCTAAAATCGCAGCACCAATATTCTCATTCTATGAATAATTCAATTTCCATGGCGAGCCAACGTGGTCTTAGTTTATTCATGAAGGAGAAGGGCAGAGAAGAGAAGTACAAGGACACATCTAACTTCGTGGTCCCAATTCACATGTACCAATGCTCAAGCAAAAGCAGAGCAGAGTACCTTTAAGGCGATCTTGATTTCCAAGTTGAGTTGAGCTTTTGTTTCGTACAATGATAATGAAAAGTAATCTTTCCTCTCGTTCACGTGAACAAACAAGAACTCTATCATTCGAATTCTTGCCAAGGCTTCCACATTCCGACCCGGCAATCGATGATTTTACCAATTTCTACAGCAGTATAACTTCTTGACCTTATAAGCACCTCAAACAGGGAGAACGAACATGTGAAATGCTAAAGGAAGTCGCTAGTTGTGGATGCGTTTTGCTCTATCGACTGCCTAATCTCTATGCTCTCTGTCTCTTCCCCGTGTGTCCTGTTTCGCGCGTGGTGCCGCGAGTTTCTAAAAGAACGGCTCAAATTGGACTTACTCTCCTGTCTCCAATCCTCTCTACAGCTAAAAGTTCACTCTTCTATTTCTTCCTAGTGCTAGGTTTTTGCATTATGATATGCCCCACGATAAAGAATAATAAACGAAAGCGAGCACTTTATCCTTCATGATTGCAACCAGAATTCGGCCGACGATgccaagaaaagagagaacacGAGATGGGCTCCACGTTTCGCTCGAAACCGCAGATAACAAAAAGGGAGCTCATCGCGAAAGCCAACAGAAACGAAAAGACCGAGCGCGCATATGATTCGATGTTGGAGACAGCGGTGCGGGTCGTTTCCTAAGATCCCTCCATGCATCTGCTCTCGGTCGCATCGCATGCTGCGGATATAAACGGTCATTTGAAATTACTGTACGAAATGTGCGTGCTTGCGACGGATCGAAGACGACCCGGTAAAAGATTGTTGCAACCGTACCTGGAGCCGGTGATCTTGGGAGCTAAAaggcacgagagagagagagagagagagagagagagagatggtcaAAGAGGCGTAGCTGAGGATGAGTCAGGAGCGAACAGCAAAACTAGGGCGGGGGGACGTGCTCGAGACGTCAATCCGTGCACTGCACACCTGCTGAACCCGTGGGGGTGGGGGTGTTCGTTCCAACGCCAAAGATTCGATTGACCCGAGTCCTTAAAGCCATAAATAAAGGAGCCCGATCAATGGAGTTTCTAGGAGTCACCACCTCCAAGACCGCAAAGCCCAACATACATAACTATAAGAGATGGCTACAGTTGATGTTAGTAGTGGGTTTGTAGAGTTCCTAACGTCCCGTTGCCATTGccaaataaatggagaaagaaataTAGGATGATCAATTGACCATGGTGTGAAAATTACCCGAAAGCAAgcgtttgtttcttttttccacgTCAAGCATGCATCTTATTGGCTTCTTCATGTTTGATAGGTTTAAATCTACT
The window above is part of the Eucalyptus grandis isolate ANBG69807.140 chromosome 6, ASM1654582v1, whole genome shotgun sequence genome. Proteins encoded here:
- the LOC104448777 gene encoding glucose-1-phosphate adenylyltransferase large subunit 1 is translated as MDSCFVSMKVGARPVPGGGIINFSEFWGENLRVGANKQFGARLCKSLRSETRIGLVKPGIAYSVLTPEVDKETMTLQAPVLETPRADPKSFASIILGGGAGTRLFPLTSRRAKPAVPLGGCYRLIDIPMSNCINSGIRKIFILTQFNSFSLNRHLSRTYNFDNGVSFGDGFVEVLAATQTPGEAGKRWFQGTADAVRQFIWVFEDAKNKNVENILILSGDHLYRMNYMDFVQKHIDSNADITVSCVPMDDSRASDYGLMKIDRTGQIIQFAEKPKGNELKAMQVDTTLLGLSKQDAVNLPYIASMGVYVFKTDVLLKLLRWSYPSCNDFGSEIIPSAVAEHNVQAYLFNDYWEDIGTIKSFFDANLALTEQPPKFEFYDPQTPFYTSPRFLPPSKVDKCRIVDAIISHGCFLQECSIDHSIVGVRSRLDYGVEFKDTMMMGADYYQTEAEIASLLAQGKVPIGVGQNTKIRNCIIDKNARIGKNVVIHNTDGVQEADRPEEGFYIRSGITVILKNATIKDGTVV